A single Capra hircus breed San Clemente chromosome 13, ASM170441v1, whole genome shotgun sequence DNA region contains:
- the DEFB132 gene encoding beta-defensin 132, whose product MKLLLLVFTALGFLVTPAKGGGTICGRKIAGHCKLECGSLEKTVFMCDRYKQCCVKGLFIAKPMMQPPTQKPNKPYRKYTVG is encoded by the exons ATGAAGCTCCTGCTCCTCGTCTTTAcagccctgggattcctggtGACCCCAG CCAAAGGAGGCGGGACAATTTGTGGGCGTAAGATCGCGGGACACTGCAAGCTGGAATGCGGCTCCCTGGAAAAAACGGTATTCATGTGTGACAGGTACAAACAGTGTTGTGTCAAAGGCCTCTTCATAGCAAAGCCCATGATGCAACCACCCACCCAGAAACCTAACAAACCATACAGAAAATACACAGTTGGCTAA